A genome region from Glycine max cultivar Williams 82 chromosome 5, Glycine_max_v4.0, whole genome shotgun sequence includes the following:
- the LOC100780660 gene encoding L-type lectin-domain containing receptor kinase S.1: MSPSNSPVAAETLFSGTVFLILLHLSLFLTPTLSLDFLFNSFAGVTNLTLIKDARVDASVIRMNNDSNQYSYGRAFYPIKIPMTKTNSSISSFSTSFVFSILPQISTSPGFGLAFVLCNTTNPPGALASQYFGLFTNATSPSVFPLVAVEFDTGRNPEFNDIDDNHIGIDLNNIESINATTAGYFNSSGAFVPVRMRTGQNIHAWIDFNGENLEFNVTVAPVGVSRPTKPSLSYQNPAIADYVSADMYVGFSASKTNWIEAQRVLAWSFSDSGPAKELNTTNLPVFQLESSSSSISGGAIAGIVVGCFVFVLICASGFYLWWRMNKAKEEEDEIEDWELEYWPHRFSYEELSSATGEFRKEMLLGSGGFGRVYRGTLPNHTQIAVKCVNHDSKQGLREFMAEISSMGRLQHKNLVQMRGWCRKGNELMLVYDYMPNGSLNKWVFDKSEKLLGWEQRRRILVDVAEGLNYLHHGWDQVVIHRDIKSSNILLDADMRGRLGDFGLAKLYTHGEVPNTTRVVGTLGYLAPELATVAAPTSASDVYSFGVVLLEVACGRRPIETSVAEEEVVLIDWVRELYAKGCAREAADAWIRGEYDEGDVEMVLKLGLACCHPDPQRRPTMKEVVALLLGEEPQEAPGKVLSDLVRGGKDMDETAPLQPSPPPV, encoded by the coding sequence ATGTCTCCTTCCAATTCCCCCGTCGCCGCCGAAACGCTATTTTCCGGCACGGTGTTCCTGATTCTCCTccacctctctctcttccttacTCCCACACTTTCTCTTGACTTCCTATTCAACTCCTTCGCCGGCGTCACCAACCTCACTCTCATCAAAGATGCCCGCGTCGACGCCTCCGTCATCCGCATGAACAACGACTCCAACCAATACTCCTACGGCCGCGCCTTCTACCCCATCAAAATCCCCATGACCAAAACAAActcttccatttcttccttctccacttCTTTTGTCTTCTCCATCTTGCCGCAGATCTCTACCAGCCCCGGCTTCGGTCTCGCCTTCGTCCTCTGCAACACCACCAACCCTCCCGGCGCCCTCGCCAGCCAGTACTTCGGCCTATTCACCAACGCAACCTCCCCCTCCGTTTTCCCCCTCGTCGCCGTCGAATTCGACACCGGCCGGAACCCCGAGTTCAACGACATCGACGACAACCACATCGGAATCGACCTCAACAACATTGAATCCATAAACGCCACCACCGCCGGCTACTTCAACTCGTCCGGCGCCTTCGTCCCGGTGCGCATGCGCACCGGCCAGAACATCCACGCCTGGATCGACTTCAACGGCGAGAATCTCGAGTTCAACGTAACCGTCGCGCCAGTCGGCGTTTCGCGCCCTACGAAACCCTCGCTTTCGTATCAGAATCCTGCCATAGCTGACTACGTGTCCGCCGACATGTACGTAGGGTTTTCCGCTTCGAAAACGAACTGGATCGAGGCGCAGAGAGTTCTCGCATGGAGCTTCAGCGATTCGGGACCTGCAAAGGAGCTCAACACAACGAATTTACCAGTGTTTCAACTAGAATCGTCTTCTTCCTCGATCTCCGGCGGCGCAATAGCGGGAATTGTCGTCGGTTGTTTTGTATTTGTCCTTATATGCGCTTCTGGTTTTTACCTATGGTGGCGAATGAACAAAGCGAAAGAGGAAGAAGACGAGATCGAAGACTGGGAGCTAGAGTACTGGCCGCACAGATTTTCCTACGAGGAGTTAAGTTCGGCGACGGGGGAGTTTCGGAAGGAGATGCTGTTAGGTTCTGGAGGGTTCGGGAGAGTGTACAGAGGGACGTTACCGAACCATACGCAAATTGCGGTGAAGTGCGTGAACCACGATTCGAAGCAAGGGTTGCGGGAATTCATGGCGGAGATTTCAAGCATGGGGAGGCTTCAGCACAAGAACTTGGTTCAAATGAGAGGGTGGTGCAGAAAGGGGAACGAGCTTATGTTGGTTTATGATTACATGCCCAACGGGAGTCTCAACAAGTGGGTTTTCGATAAGTCGGAGAAGCTTCTGGGGTGGGAGCAACGCCGTCGTATCCTTGTCGACGTGGCAGAGGGGCTTAACTACCTTCACCACGGTTGGGACCAGGTTGTTATTCACAGGGACATCAAATCGAGCAACATTTTGTTGGACGCCGACATGAGAGGGAGATTAGGGGACTTTGGTTTGGCCAAGCTTTACACGCACGGGGAGGTTCCCAACACCACACGTGTGGTGGGGACGTTGGGCTACTTGGCGCCGGAGCTGGCCACGGTTGCAGCGCCGACTTCGGCGAGTGACGTGTACAGCTTCGGGGTGGTGCTGCTGGAGGTGGCGTGCGGGAGGCGGCCGATTGAGACGTCGGTGGCGGAGGAGGAGGTGGTGCTCATTGATTGGGTGAGGGAGCTGTACGCCAAGGGTTGCGCGCGCGAGGCTGCGGATGCGTGGATTAGAGGGGAGTACGATGAGGGAGATGTGGAGATGGTGTTGAAGCTTGGGTTGGCTTGTTGCCACCCTGATCCTCAGAGGAGACCCACCATGAAGGAGGTCGTTGCGCTTCTCCTCGGAGAGGAGCCGCAGGAGGCCCCCGGAAAAGTCTTGTCCGATTTGGTTCGCGGCGGCAAGGATATGGATGAGACTGCGCCCTTGCAACCCTCCCCTCCTCctgtttga